From a single Mycolicibacterium mengxianglii genomic region:
- a CDS encoding glycoside hydrolase family 76 protein yields MDQVWGNRAASAETAVTTRHLARLWGLPGTQLGVVAWPPAKSDKRFRTWHYWWQAHLLDCLIDAQIRDPQPERVARIIRQIRGHHFRNNLSWTNDYYDDMAWLALALERAARFVDVSKPRALDKLDDQFVGAWVPEDGGGIPWRKQDQFFNAPANGPAGIFLARYVTPRGDRLRRAQQMADWIDSTLVDPDTHLIFDGIKGGSLVRAQYTYCQGVVVGLETELAVRTQDERHAARVHRLVAAIDEHMCPDGVLAGAGGGDGGLFHGVTARYLALAATALPGDTTEDRATRELARSLVLRSAESAWEFRQTVDGLPLFGPFWDRAAVIPTAAGRQAQFVEGAVNASEVPERDLSVQLSSWMLLEAAHTVDAVRTLDNGSTPAPETESDADD; encoded by the coding sequence ATGGATCAGGTATGGGGCAATCGTGCGGCCTCCGCCGAGACCGCCGTCACCACCCGCCATCTCGCCAGACTCTGGGGCCTGCCCGGCACTCAACTGGGAGTCGTGGCGTGGCCGCCTGCCAAGTCCGACAAGCGCTTCCGTACCTGGCACTACTGGTGGCAGGCCCATCTGCTGGACTGCCTGATCGACGCCCAGATCCGCGACCCGCAACCCGAGCGGGTGGCCCGGATCATCCGCCAGATCCGCGGCCATCACTTCCGCAACAACCTGTCTTGGACCAACGACTACTACGACGACATGGCCTGGCTGGCCCTGGCACTGGAACGAGCCGCCAGATTCGTCGATGTCAGCAAACCGCGGGCGCTGGACAAACTGGACGATCAGTTCGTCGGGGCGTGGGTGCCCGAGGACGGTGGTGGCATCCCGTGGCGCAAGCAGGATCAGTTCTTCAACGCGCCTGCCAACGGACCGGCCGGCATCTTCCTGGCCCGGTACGTGACGCCCCGGGGCGACCGGTTGCGTCGTGCACAGCAGATGGCCGACTGGATCGATTCGACCCTCGTCGACCCTGACACCCACCTGATCTTCGACGGCATCAAGGGTGGGTCGCTGGTACGGGCGCAGTACACGTACTGCCAGGGCGTGGTGGTGGGGCTGGAGACCGAACTCGCGGTACGTACGCAGGACGAACGGCACGCCGCCCGGGTGCACCGGCTCGTCGCCGCGATCGACGAACACATGTGTCCCGACGGCGTTCTCGCCGGTGCCGGCGGCGGGGACGGCGGCCTGTTCCACGGGGTGACCGCCCGGTATCTCGCGTTGGCGGCCACCGCGTTGCCGGGAGACACCACCGAGGACCGCGCGACCAGAGAACTTGCCCGCTCGCTGGTGCTGCGCTCGGCGGAATCGGCGTGGGAGTTCCGGCAGACGGTGGACGGTCTGCCCTTGTTCGGCCCTTTCTGGGACCGCGCCGCGGTGATCCCGACAGCCGCGGGCAGGCAGGCCCAATTCGTCGAAGGTGCGGTGAACGCCTCCGAGGTGCCCGAGCGGGACTTATCTGTACAGCTGTCGAGTTGGATGCTGCTGGAGGCCGCACACACCGTGGATGCCGTCCGCACACTGGACAATGGTTCGACGCCCGCACCTGAGACAGAAAGCGATGCTGATGACTGA